A segment of the Longimicrobiales bacterium genome:
TTGCCTACGGCGATCCGATCGGCGGTGCGCTCATGATCGTACGCACCACGGATGGTCGCACGTGGAATCGTGTGGCAGCGGATCGGATGCCGGCGCTGATCGAGGGGGAAGCCGGCTTCGCGGCCAGTGGCACCACGCTCACGCTCGCCGGCAGGGCGCGCGGCTGGATCGGTACCGGCGGTGGCAGCCGGGCGCGCGTCTACATCACTGAGGATGGCGGTGCCTCGTGGGCCGTTGCGGACACGCCGCTGCCGGGCAACTCGACGTCCGGGATCTTCGGTATCGCGTTCCGTGACTCGCTGAACGGTGTCGCCGCTGGCGGTGACTACGAGCGCCGCACGGAGGAGCAGAGGAATGTCGTGCGCACGTCCGATGGCGGCCGCACGTGGCGTGTGGTCGGCACAGCGCGCCCGCACGGCGTGCGCTACGGCGTGGCGTACAGTGCGGTGTCGTTCACGCCGGCGGCCGGCGCAGCGGTTCGCCCACTGCTCGGCGTCGGACCCTCCGGTGTCGGCGTCTCGCATGACGATGGAGCAACCTGGACGACGCTCGACACTACACACTACAACACGGTCACGTTCGCGCCGGACGGCGATGCCTGGGTGGGCGGTCCCGATGGCCGCGTGGCGCGGATCGGCCGCGCCGCACTCGCGAGCGCCGGCGGCGCGCCGGAGGAGCCGGAATACCCGACTCGTTTCGACGAATCGCTCGCGCAACGGCCTGCGGTACGCGACGCGCTGGCATGGATCGAGTCCGGCTTCGAGGACCAGATCGCGGAGTGGATCCGCATCACGGAGATCCCCGGCACCTCGCGGCACGAGCAGCAGCGCGGGGCCTATGTGAAGGCACAGCTCGAGGCGGAGGGGCTGATCGTCACGGTGGATTCGATCGGCAACGTCATCGCGCGGCGGCCCGGCACCGGCGGCGGGGAGACGGTCGTATTCGCAGCGCATATGGACACGGTCCATCCGCTCGACACGGACGTCACCGTGAAGCGCGACAGCGCCGAGGTCGCCGGACGGCCGGCGCGCGTGCTGCGCGCGCCCGGGATCTTCGACAACAGTGCATCCGTCGCGAACATGCTCGCGATGGTGCGCGCACTGAACCGCGCGGACGTGCAGACCAGCGGCGACCTGATCTTCATTGCGACGACGCAGGAGGAGCTGGGCCTGCTCGGCATGGAGTACTGGCTGGAGCACAACCCCGGCGTCGCCGACGTTCTCGTCGCACTCGACGGCGCACTGCCGAACGTCAACTATGGCGCGCTCGGCATTTACTGGACGCGCTACTCATTCCACGGCGAGGGCTCGCACACGAACACGTCGGCAGGACGGCCGCACCCGGCGCGCGCGCTTAGCGACGCCATTCGCGACATTTACACGATCGAGATCCCCGACTACATGGGAGGCGCAGTCTACAATGTGGGCATGCTCGATGGCGGCAAGATCTACAACGCCATACCGGAGGAAGTGTCCTTCACGATGGACCTGCGCAGCGTCAATCCGATCCTGCTGAACGACCTCGACGCGCAGATCGACTCGGCGGTGTCGCGCGCCGCGACGGCGCACGGTGTCGAATGGGCGAAGGAGCAGACACTGCGGAACCGCGCCGGCGGCACGGCGCAGATGCTGGAGGACCGGCGCGCACACCCGCTCATCCAGACTGCGATCGATGTACACGGCCATCTCGGCATCGAATCGCGTGCGATCGCATCCGGCTCGACCGATGCCAACGCCGGCGTGGTCCGTGGCATCCCGTCGATCTCGATCGGCCGCGCAATCGGCGGCGACGGCCACACGCTGTCGGAGTGGTCGGAGGTAGACTCCGCGCTGCCCGCAACGAAGATCGCGCTGCTGATCGGTATAGCGATGGCGGGACTGGCGGTACCGGGCACCTGAGCGTGCCGTCAGTCGTCGACGGGTGCACCCTCCACCTCGTAGCCTTCCGACACGCTCTCAACGCGCAGGTGGACGGCCGCCTTGCACATCAGGTGGGCACTCACCGGTGCAGTCATGAACAGGAACATCGTGACGAGCACTTCGTGCAGACTCGTCCCCGGCCCCGTGCTGAAGTGGACAGCCGAGGCGATGAGCATGCCGCCCACCCCGAGCGTGGTGGACTTGGTCGGGCCGTGCAGCCGGCTGAAGAAGTCCGGCAGCCTGACGAGACCGATGGAGCCGATGAGGGCGAAGCCGGCGCCGGCCACGAGGAAGAACGAGACGATGATCTCGGTCATGATCACTCCACGATACGGCCGCGCAGCAGGTAGCGGCACAAGGCGACGGTGCCGACGAACCCGAGCATTGCGATGACGAGACCGGCCTCGAAGTAGAGCGGACTGCCGCGCCAGACGCCGAGCAGGACGAGCAGAGCCAGCGTGTTGACGTACATCGTGTCCAGGGCGGCGACGCGGTCGACTGCGCTTGGTCCACGCAGCAGTCGCCACAGGTTGAGCAGCAGCGCTGCCGCCATCAGCACGAGCGCAATGCGCGCAGCGGTATCGATCATTCGAAGATCTCCATGAGCGGCTTCTCGTAGCGTTCCCTGATCCGCTGCACCGCCGTTTCCTTGTCCTCGACATCGAGGTCGTGTACGAGCAGGCTGCGCCGGTCGCCGCTCAGGTTTGCCGAGACCGTCCCCGGCGTGAGCGAGATGATGCTGGCGAGCAGCGTGATGGCGAACGGCTCCTGCAGGGTGACCGGCACCACGACGAACTGTGGCCGAAGCCGGCGTGCGGGGCCGAGGATCAGAACCACCATGCGCATGTTCGCGACGACAATGTCGTAGATCACCACTCCGATCAGCCGCAGCAGCGGTGCGATCCGGATCGTACGCGGATATTCCGGCCAGAAGCGGTGCGTGACGAGCGGCAGTCCGACCGCGAGCAGAGCTCCGCTCAGCAGCAGACCCACCGAGATCGCGTTGTGGAGCAGCAGCCACGTA
Coding sequences within it:
- a CDS encoding M20/M25/M40 family metallo-hydrolase, whose product is MRTMHALLSALVLIPGVLSAQLTPQTTGTTAEFRAMHAPSADVVWAAGRGGVYAVTTDGGASWRADSVAGAAALFFTGAWAADERNAWLLGTSFDGGLARIYRTADGGASWSVQWESTEAGVFMDALQCWSLDHCVAYGDPIGGALMIVRTTDGRTWNRVAADRMPALIEGEAGFAASGTTLTLAGRARGWIGTGGGSRARVYITEDGGASWAVADTPLPGNSTSGIFGIAFRDSLNGVAAGGDYERRTEEQRNVVRTSDGGRTWRVVGTARPHGVRYGVAYSAVSFTPAAGAAVRPLLGVGPSGVGVSHDDGATWTTLDTTHYNTVTFAPDGDAWVGGPDGRVARIGRAALASAGGAPEEPEYPTRFDESLAQRPAVRDALAWIESGFEDQIAEWIRITEIPGTSRHEQQRGAYVKAQLEAEGLIVTVDSIGNVIARRPGTGGGETVVFAAHMDTVHPLDTDVTVKRDSAEVAGRPARVLRAPGIFDNSASVANMLAMVRALNRADVQTSGDLIFIATTQEELGLLGMEYWLEHNPGVADVLVALDGALPNVNYGALGIYWTRYSFHGEGSHTNTSAGRPHPARALSDAIRDIYTIEIPDYMGGAVYNVGMLDGGKIYNAIPEEVSFTMDLRSVNPILLNDLDAQIDSAVSRAATAHGVEWAKEQTLRNRAGGTAQMLEDRRAHPLIQTAIDVHGHLGIESRAIASGSTDANAGVVRGIPSISIGRAIGGDGHTLSEWSEVDSALPATKIALLIGIAMAGLAVPGT
- a CDS encoding Na+/H+ antiporter subunit G codes for the protein MTEIIVSFFLVAGAGFALIGSIGLVRLPDFFSRLHGPTKSTTLGVGGMLIASAVHFSTGPGTSLHEVLVTMFLFMTAPVSAHLMCKAAVHLRVESVSEGYEVEGAPVDD
- a CDS encoding K+/H+ antiporter subunit F, whose amino-acid sequence is MIDTAARIALVLMAAALLLNLWRLLRGPSAVDRVAALDTMYVNTLALLVLLGVWRGSPLYFEAGLVIAMLGFVGTVALCRYLLRGRIVE
- a CDS encoding Na+/H+ antiporter subunit E, which encodes MSRVVPQPVITATLLLTWLLLHNAISVGLLLSGALLAVGLPLVTHRFWPEYPRTIRIAPLLRLIGVVIYDIVVANMRMVVLILGPARRLRPQFVVVPVTLQEPFAITLLASIISLTPGTVSANLSGDRRSLLVHDLDVEDKETAVQRIRERYEKPLMEIFE